A stretch of the Ochrobactrum sp. BTU1 genome encodes the following:
- the gyrB gene encoding DNA topoisomerase (ATP-hydrolyzing) subunit B — protein MSETPEMNSAAAAEYGADSIRVLKGLDAVRKRPGMYIGDTDDGSGLHHMVYEVVDNAIDEALAGHATLVTVTLNADGSCTVTDNGRGIPTDIHKEEGVSAAEVIMTQLHAGGKFDQNSYKVSGGLHGVGVSVVNALSIWLKLKIRRAGKIHEMAFTHGVADAPLVITGDAGSDTGTEVSFLPSPETFSMVEFDYDTLERRLRELAFLNSGVRIKLTDRRHADIREQELHYDGGVVEFVKYIDQSKKSLLETPIYIKSEKDGMTVEVAMWWNDSYHEKVLCFTNNIPQRDGGTHLAGFRGALTRQVTGYADASGMTKKEKVSLTGDDCREGLTAVLSVKVPDPKFSSQTKDKLVSSEVRPVVESLVNEALSTWLEEHPAGGKTIVEKVIQAAAAREAARKARDITRKSNLSVTSLPGKLADCQERDPAKSEIFIVEGDSAGGSAKSGRSRQNQAILPLRGKILNVERVRFDRMISSDQVGTLITALGTSIGKDESHGFNPDKLRYHKIIIMTDADVDGAHIRTLLLTFFFRQMPELIERGHIYIAQPPLYKVSRGKSSQYIKNEAAFEDFLIETGLEEAALEMGSGEVRAGPDLRSVVDDARTLRQLLSGLHTRYDRRVVEQAAIAGLLNPNATANDAASQASADIVAKRLDMISEETERGWTSHVTEDGGYRFERMVRGVKDVAILDMALLGSADARQIDRVASRLTEVFAEPPVLRRKDKVETLSGPMALLDAIFATGRKGLTLQRYKGLGEMNAEQLWETTLDPNVRSLLQVKVNDATDADSLFSRLMGDEVEPRREFIQENALSVANLDV, from the coding sequence ATGAGCGAGACACCAGAGATGAATTCCGCAGCCGCCGCCGAATATGGCGCGGATTCCATTCGTGTTCTGAAAGGCCTCGACGCAGTTCGCAAGCGTCCGGGCATGTATATCGGTGACACGGATGACGGCTCGGGCCTGCATCATATGGTCTACGAAGTCGTGGACAATGCCATCGACGAAGCGCTGGCCGGACATGCAACGCTTGTCACTGTTACGCTTAACGCCGACGGCTCCTGCACCGTGACCGATAATGGTCGTGGCATCCCGACCGACATCCACAAGGAAGAAGGCGTCTCGGCGGCTGAGGTCATCATGACCCAGCTCCATGCCGGCGGTAAGTTCGACCAGAACTCCTATAAGGTTTCCGGTGGTCTGCACGGCGTGGGCGTGTCGGTTGTGAACGCGTTGTCGATCTGGCTGAAGCTGAAGATCCGTCGCGCCGGCAAAATCCATGAAATGGCCTTCACGCACGGCGTGGCCGACGCTCCGCTGGTTATAACCGGCGATGCAGGCAGCGATACGGGCACAGAAGTCAGCTTCCTGCCTTCGCCTGAAACTTTCTCTATGGTCGAATTTGATTACGACACGCTGGAACGTCGCCTGCGCGAACTGGCGTTCCTGAATTCAGGCGTCCGCATCAAGCTTACAGACCGTCGCCATGCCGATATTCGCGAACAGGAACTCCACTATGATGGCGGCGTTGTCGAATTCGTGAAGTATATCGACCAGAGCAAGAAGTCGCTTCTGGAAACACCGATTTATATCAAGAGCGAAAAAGACGGTATGACCGTTGAAGTCGCGATGTGGTGGAACGATTCCTACCACGAGAAAGTGCTGTGCTTCACCAACAACATTCCACAGCGCGATGGTGGCACGCATCTGGCCGGTTTCCGTGGCGCGCTAACGCGTCAGGTGACGGGCTATGCCGATGCATCCGGCATGACCAAGAAGGAAAAGGTCAGCCTGACCGGCGATGATTGCCGCGAAGGTCTGACTGCTGTTCTCTCGGTCAAGGTTCCTGATCCCAAGTTCTCGTCGCAGACCAAGGACAAGCTGGTTTCCTCGGAAGTCCGCCCTGTCGTTGAAAGCCTCGTCAATGAAGCGCTTTCGACCTGGCTGGAAGAACATCCTGCTGGCGGCAAGACCATTGTCGAAAAGGTCATTCAGGCAGCCGCAGCCCGCGAAGCAGCCCGCAAGGCGCGCGATATCACCCGCAAGAGCAATCTGAGCGTGACGTCGCTTCCCGGCAAGCTGGCTGACTGTCAGGAACGCGATCCGGCGAAGTCAGAAATCTTCATCGTCGAGGGTGACTCTGCAGGTGGCTCGGCCAAAAGCGGTCGTTCGCGCCAGAACCAGGCTATTCTGCCGCTGCGCGGTAAGATCCTCAACGTGGAACGCGTCCGCTTTGACCGCATGATCTCGTCTGATCAGGTCGGAACGCTGATCACTGCTCTTGGAACGTCGATCGGCAAGGATGAGTCACACGGCTTCAATCCTGACAAGCTGCGCTACCACAAGATCATCATCATGACGGATGCTGACGTCGACGGCGCGCATATTCGCACATTGCTGTTGACCTTCTTCTTCCGCCAGATGCCGGAACTGATTGAACGCGGCCATATCTATATCGCGCAGCCGCCGCTCTATAAGGTATCGCGCGGCAAGTCCTCGCAATACATCAAGAACGAAGCTGCTTTCGAAGACTTCCTTATCGAAACCGGTCTTGAAGAAGCCGCCCTTGAAATGGGCAGCGGTGAAGTGCGCGCCGGTCCTGACCTTCGGTCGGTCGTCGATGATGCACGCACGCTGCGTCAGCTTCTTTCCGGCCTTCATACGCGCTACGATCGTCGCGTTGTTGAACAGGCTGCGATTGCAGGCCTGCTCAACCCGAATGCGACCGCCAACGACGCTGCATCGCAGGCTTCCGCCGATATCGTTGCCAAGCGTCTCGACATGATCTCGGAAGAAACCGAGCGTGGCTGGACCTCCCATGTGACGGAAGACGGTGGCTATCGCTTCGAGCGCATGGTGCGTGGCGTGAAGGACGTTGCCATTCTCGACATGGCCCTGCTCGGCTCTGCCGATGCGCGCCAGATCGACCGTGTGGCTTCGCGCCTGACGGAAGTTTTCGCCGAACCACCGGTTCTGCGCCGCAAGGACAAGGTCGAAACGCTTTCCGGACCGATGGCGCTGCTTGATGCGATTTTCGCAACAGGCCGCAAGGGTCTGACGCTGCAGCGTTACAAAGGCTTGGGCGAAATGAACGCCGAACAGCTTTGGGAAACCACGCTCGATCCGAATGTGCGTTCGCTGCTGCAGGTTAAGGTCAATGACGCGACCGACGCAGATTCGCTATTCTCACGCCTGATGGGTGATGAAGTGGAACCGCGCCGCGAGTTCATTCAGGAAAACGCACTGAGCGTCGCCAATCTGGACGTTTAG
- a CDS encoding cytochrome P450, which translates to MKDAAQPFVPPAPRPREKPVGRFEMMRVVYKNPLELWGEPSYNERWVSVSWLGIKTIIANDPGLIRHVLVDNAANYPMSAIRQRVLRPILRDGLLTAEGQVWKRSRKAMAPVFTPRHIGGFANAMRNRSLQFVERYKTNGIITDVAHDMTLLTYDILAETLFSGEIAGDPNDFAHQIDKLFETMGRVDPFDLLGLPEWLPRFTRLRGNQSLGFFRELVSNTIALRKERMEKGEDVPNDFLTLLLRAEGPDGLSRAEIEDNIITFIGAGHETTARALGWTLYLLAKAPQERERVEAEIDAFFADGGNDLPPQEWLAKLPFTRAAFEEAMRLYPPAPSINREAATDDTYGDLKIAKGTAVLVMPWVIHRHRLYWDQPDAFMPERFWPENRDKLDRFQYLPFGAGPRVCIGASFALQEAVIALATLLDGRRFDVLETTKPWPVQKLTTQPQGGLPMKVVRR; encoded by the coding sequence ATGAAAGATGCAGCTCAACCCTTTGTGCCGCCTGCACCGCGTCCGCGCGAAAAGCCGGTTGGACGCTTCGAGATGATGCGGGTGGTTTACAAGAACCCGCTCGAATTGTGGGGCGAGCCTTCCTATAACGAGCGCTGGGTTTCTGTAAGCTGGCTTGGCATCAAAACCATCATTGCCAATGATCCGGGCCTTATCCGTCATGTGCTGGTCGATAATGCCGCCAACTATCCCATGTCCGCCATCCGTCAGCGCGTGCTGCGCCCCATTCTGCGTGATGGATTGTTGACCGCTGAGGGCCAAGTCTGGAAGCGTTCACGCAAGGCGATGGCGCCGGTCTTCACTCCACGCCATATCGGTGGCTTTGCGAATGCCATGCGAAACCGGTCGCTGCAGTTTGTCGAGCGATACAAGACCAATGGCATCATCACCGATGTCGCCCATGACATGACGCTGCTCACCTATGACATTCTGGCTGAAACGCTGTTCTCTGGCGAAATTGCCGGTGATCCCAATGATTTTGCGCATCAGATCGACAAGCTTTTTGAAACCATGGGTCGCGTCGATCCATTTGATCTTCTTGGCTTGCCCGAATGGCTTCCGCGCTTCACGCGCCTTCGCGGCAACCAGTCTCTCGGCTTCTTTCGCGAGCTGGTGTCGAACACGATTGCTCTGCGCAAGGAACGGATGGAGAAGGGCGAAGACGTCCCCAACGATTTCCTGACCCTGCTTTTGCGCGCCGAAGGACCGGATGGTTTGAGCCGTGCCGAGATTGAAGATAACATCATCACCTTCATCGGTGCGGGGCATGAAACAACGGCTCGTGCGCTTGGCTGGACGCTCTATCTGCTTGCCAAGGCACCGCAGGAACGCGAGCGTGTTGAAGCTGAGATCGATGCGTTCTTTGCTGATGGCGGCAATGACCTGCCGCCGCAGGAATGGCTGGCAAAACTACCCTTCACGCGTGCAGCTTTTGAAGAAGCCATGCGGCTTTATCCGCCAGCACCGTCAATCAATCGCGAGGCCGCGACGGATGATACCTATGGCGATCTGAAAATTGCCAAGGGAACGGCTGTTCTGGTCATGCCGTGGGTGATTCATCGTCACAGGCTTTATTGGGATCAGCCGGATGCCTTCATGCCTGAACGCTTCTGGCCCGAAAATCGCGACAAGCTCGACCGCTTCCAATATCTGCCATTTGGCGCCGGTCCGCGTGTCTGCATCGGTGCGAGCTTCGCGCTTCAGGAAGCGGTGATTGCACTTGCAACCTTGCTTGATGGCCGTCGCTTCGACGTGTTGGAAACCACAAAGCCATGGCCTGTGCAGAAACTCACCACCCAGCCGCAGGGCGGTCTGCCGATGAAGGTTGTCAGGCGCTAA
- a CDS encoding NUDIX hydrolase: MAKKKKVVTVGALLVSGDKKVLMGLRSPWKKAWPNHWDTPGGHVERGETLEDALVREMGEELGIRPIKFREIGAIDEKKPDLYGDSICHIFQVTSWSGGEPRNVCDEHSELAWYSPEDLESISNLADPEYPHLARIAIGAPTN; encoded by the coding sequence ATGGCCAAGAAAAAGAAAGTTGTCACCGTCGGCGCCTTACTGGTGAGCGGTGACAAGAAAGTTCTGATGGGACTGCGCTCACCATGGAAAAAGGCGTGGCCCAATCATTGGGACACGCCCGGTGGCCATGTCGAGCGTGGTGAAACACTTGAAGATGCGTTGGTGCGGGAGATGGGCGAAGAACTCGGCATTCGCCCGATCAAGTTTCGTGAGATCGGCGCAATCGATGAGAAAAAGCCGGATCTCTATGGCGATTCCATCTGCCATATTTTTCAGGTCACTTCATGGAGCGGCGGCGAGCCGCGCAATGTCTGCGATGAACATTCTGAGCTTGCATGGTACAGCCCCGAAGACCTTGAAAGCATCAGCAATCTGGCCGACCCCGAATATCCGCATCTTGCCCGGATCGCCATTGGTGCACCAACTAATTAG